One window of the Thermofilum sp. genome contains the following:
- a CDS encoding CRISPR-associated endonuclease Cas3'', whose amino-acid sequence MLARCGEPLGDHLLNVASLARLLSERLKLNLEQEAYLAGLLHDVGKADAGAQRRIAEGCGTGRELGSPGHEVVSAVVAFDALRGCGLQLEAAFEVVGAILRHHQAMRTADEALSDLRRWFRGRVSEPAELEAALSRGLSTLGLSFAAPAWPASVEDLEERLASMQRVFEKLYGQPARTLRARLLSGLVMVADTYVAGTVAEGERESLYKREVKRFVELLRR is encoded by the coding sequence ATGCTCGCCCGCTGCGGTGAGCCGCTGGGGGACCACCTGCTGAACGTGGCCAGCCTGGCCCGGCTCCTCTCCGAGAGGCTCAAGCTGAACCTCGAGCAGGAGGCCTACCTGGCTGGGCTGCTCCACGACGTCGGGAAGGCGGACGCGGGGGCCCAGAGGAGGATAGCTGAGGGCTGCGGGACGGGGCGCGAGCTGGGGAGCCCGGGCCACGAGGTCGTCTCGGCTGTCGTCGCCTTCGATGCCCTGAGGGGGTGCGGCCTGCAGCTGGAGGCGGCTTTCGAAGTCGTGGGAGCCATCCTGAGGCACCACCAGGCGATGAGGACCGCTGACGAGGCTCTGAGCGACTTGAGGAGGTGGTTCAGGGGCAGGGTCTCCGAGCCCGCGGAGCTCGAGGCGGCGCTGAGCAGGGGGTTGAGCACCCTCGGGCTCAGCTTCGCCGCCCCCGCGTGGCCCGCCAGCGTCGAAGACCTCGAGGAGCGCCTCGCGAGCATGCAGAGGGTTTTCGAGAAGCTGTACGGCCAGCCGGCGCGTACTCTTCGCGCCCGCCTGCTGTCAGGCCTCGTCATGGTCGCCGACACGTACGTCGCCGGCACGGTAGCGGAAGGAGAGAGGGAGAGCTTGTACAAGAGGGAGGTGAAGCGCTTCGTAGAGCTGCTCCGCCGGTAG